From the Thermus tengchongensis genome, one window contains:
- a CDS encoding carbohydrate kinase family protein, which translates to MRFFVVGDVSVDLLFFVERIPEPGEEVPSRRALMKPGGAGATLAAQLASLGHRVYLAGRVGQDPFAELALSRVREVGVDLRHLQEDPDHTTSSVLILLVPGGERAMVSAEGASRYLDPSLFKPRYLDQADAVVLSAYALVGGPSRSYAVEVLEAARKREMPIFADLGTGAVRVAGRELLRYLRGVSWLLMNQTELLTLAEASSLSEGVARLREEGFHHLAIKVGAMGSIVVTPEGEELIEPFPVEDIVDSTGSGDAYTAAFAHAILSGKSPLEAGRLANLAGALAATAIGAQGRLIRLEDLEVAVGQG; encoded by the coding sequence ATGCGGTTTTTCGTGGTGGGGGACGTTTCCGTGGACCTGCTTTTCTTCGTGGAGCGCATACCGGAACCTGGGGAGGAGGTTCCTTCCCGCCGTGCCCTGATGAAACCGGGGGGCGCCGGGGCCACCCTGGCGGCACAGCTAGCGAGCCTAGGCCACCGGGTCTACCTGGCGGGCCGGGTGGGGCAGGATCCCTTCGCGGAGCTGGCCCTTTCCCGGGTGCGGGAGGTGGGGGTGGACCTGAGGCACCTTCAGGAGGACCCCGACCACACCACCAGTTCCGTGCTGATCCTCTTGGTGCCCGGGGGGGAAAGGGCCATGGTGAGCGCCGAGGGGGCAAGCCGTTACCTGGATCCCTCCCTCTTCAAGCCCCGCTACCTGGACCAGGCGGACGCCGTGGTCCTCTCCGCCTACGCCCTGGTGGGAGGCCCTAGCCGCAGCTACGCGGTGGAGGTCCTCGAGGCCGCCCGGAAACGGGAGATGCCCATCTTCGCCGACCTGGGAACCGGGGCGGTACGGGTGGCGGGCAGGGAGCTTTTAAGGTATCTACGGGGTGTAAGCTGGCTTCTCATGAACCAAACGGAGCTTCTGACCCTGGCAGAGGCCTCCTCCCTTTCCGAAGGGGTGGCCCGCCTCCGGGAAGAGGGGTTCCACCACTTGGCCATCAAGGTGGGGGCCATGGGGTCCATCGTGGTCACTCCCGAAGGGGAGGAACTCATCGAACCCTTCCCCGTGGAGGACATCGTGGATTCCACGGGATCCGGGGACGCCTATACCGCCGCCTTCGCCCACGCCATCCTGAGCGGGAAAAGCCCCCTGGAGGCGGGCAGGCTGGCCAACCTGGCCGGGGCCTTGGCCGCCACCGCCATCGGCGCCCAGGGCAGGCTCATCCGGCTAGAGGACCTGGAAGTAGCGGTGGGCCAGGGCTAA
- a CDS encoding WecB/TagA/CpsF family glycosyltransferase: MERVELLGLPLDPVGMEEALARIQGFLKEEGTHQVVTLNPEIAVRAQEDRALRQAILEAELVTPDGVGILWAAKRLLGLELKERVTGVDLTLALLRCSPGIRVYLLGGRQGVAERAALEARRLGAEVVGYHHGYFQEEEGVVEEIRQKAPDLLLVGMGERQETFIHRHKAHLRAKVAMGVGGTLDVLAGAAKRPPAWAQRLGLEWLLRVGLDPKRWKRAPRLFRFAYMVLKEKR, translated from the coding sequence ATGGAACGGGTAGAACTCCTAGGCCTTCCCCTGGACCCTGTGGGGATGGAGGAGGCTCTGGCCCGAATCCAGGGATTCCTAAAGGAGGAAGGCACCCACCAGGTGGTCACCCTGAACCCGGAGATCGCCGTGCGGGCCCAGGAGGACCGGGCCCTCAGGCAAGCCATCCTCGAGGCGGAGCTGGTCACCCCGGACGGAGTGGGCATCCTCTGGGCCGCCAAAAGGCTTTTGGGCCTGGAGCTCAAGGAGAGGGTCACCGGGGTGGACCTCACCCTGGCCCTTCTGCGCTGCTCTCCCGGCATCCGGGTCTACCTCCTGGGGGGCAGGCAGGGGGTGGCGGAGCGGGCGGCCCTCGAGGCCAGGCGGCTCGGGGCGGAGGTGGTAGGGTACCACCACGGCTACTTCCAGGAGGAGGAAGGGGTGGTGGAGGAGATCCGGCAGAAAGCCCCGGACCTCCTCCTGGTGGGCATGGGGGAAAGGCAAGAAACCTTCATCCACCGGCACAAGGCCCACCTGAGGGCCAAGGTGGCCATGGGGGTAGGGGGCACCCTGGACGTGCTGGCCGGCGCGGCCAAGCGCCCCCCGGCCTGGGCGCAACGGCTTGGCCTGGAGTGGCTCCTCCGGGTGGGCCTGGACCCCAAGCGTTGGAAAAGGGCCCCCAGGCTCTTCCGCTTCGCCTATATGGTTCTCAAGGAAAAGCGCTAG
- the hisB gene encoding imidazoleglycerol-phosphate dehydratase HisB, with protein sequence MREALVERATAETWVRVRLGLDGPVGGKVVTGLPFLDHMLLQLQRHGRFLLEVEAKGDLEVDVHHLVEDVGIALGQALKEALGEGRGLERYAEAFAPMDETLVLCVLDLSGRPHLEYRPEEWPVVGEAGGVNHYHLREFLRGLANHGRLTLHLRLLSGREAHHVVEASFKALARALHRATRITGEDLPSTKGVL encoded by the coding sequence ATGCGTGAGGCTTTGGTGGAAAGGGCCACGGCGGAGACCTGGGTCCGGGTGCGCTTGGGCTTGGACGGGCCCGTGGGGGGAAAGGTGGTCACGGGGCTGCCCTTCCTGGACCACATGCTCCTCCAGCTCCAGCGCCACGGGCGCTTCCTCCTGGAGGTGGAGGCCAAAGGGGACCTCGAGGTGGACGTGCACCACCTGGTGGAGGATGTGGGCATCGCCCTGGGCCAGGCCCTGAAGGAGGCGTTGGGGGAGGGAAGGGGCCTTGAGCGCTACGCCGAGGCCTTTGCCCCCATGGACGAAACCCTGGTGCTTTGCGTCTTGGACCTCTCGGGCCGTCCCCACCTGGAGTACCGTCCGGAGGAGTGGCCCGTGGTGGGGGAGGCGGGGGGGGTGAACCACTACCACCTCCGGGAGTTTCTCAGGGGCCTCGCCAACCACGGCCGCCTCACCCTGCACCTTCGGCTTCTTTCCGGCAGGGAGGCGCACCATGTGGTGGAGGCCAGCTTCAAGGCCCTGGCCCGGGCCCTCCACCGGGCCACCCGGATCACGGGGGAGGATCTTCCCAGCACCAAGGGGGTGCTTTAG
- a CDS encoding 2-phosphosulfolactate phosphatase — translation MCRVDLCLTPARGPLILVEVLPAGSLLTQLLAQGALEVWVAPGPKVARLLAQELGQGVLLLGEVEGFPPEGFHGRLSLVDLASTPVAGKKAILVAPLLNASLLPGEEEVYVAGFRNAKAVLEALRGLKGLVLRPSGAPEPLLSAVVAAGFLQKRLSPDGPTTLATALLKAFPDPQEALFQSPEGQALHKEGRTEELARASLIGVDPVVPRLSGVRFFPKVEFGLTQDRYAQRFVVWNG, via the coding sequence GTGTGCCGGGTTGACCTTTGCCTTACGCCGGCCCGCGGCCCCCTGATCCTGGTAGAGGTCCTCCCCGCAGGGAGCCTCCTCACCCAGCTCCTGGCCCAAGGAGCCCTGGAGGTCTGGGTGGCCCCAGGGCCCAAGGTGGCCCGCCTTCTGGCCCAGGAACTGGGACAAGGGGTCCTTCTCCTGGGCGAGGTGGAAGGCTTCCCTCCCGAGGGCTTCCACGGCCGGCTTTCCTTGGTGGACTTAGCAAGCACCCCTGTGGCGGGGAAAAAGGCCATCCTGGTGGCTCCCCTCCTCAACGCCAGCCTCCTCCCCGGGGAGGAGGAGGTGTACGTGGCGGGGTTTCGCAACGCCAAGGCGGTCCTGGAAGCCCTTCGCGGCCTAAAGGGGCTGGTGCTCCGACCCTCCGGGGCCCCGGAGCCCCTGCTCTCGGCGGTGGTGGCGGCCGGCTTTTTGCAGAAGCGTCTCTCCCCCGATGGCCCCACCACCCTGGCCACCGCCCTCCTCAAGGCCTTCCCCGATCCCCAGGAGGCCCTCTTCCAAAGCCCGGAGGGCCAGGCCCTTCACAAGGAGGGGCGCACGGAGGAGCTGGCCCGGGCAAGCCTCATCGGGGTGGATCCCGTGGTGCCCAGGCTCTCCGGGGTGCGCTTCTTCCCCAAGGTGGAGTTCGGCCTGACCCAGGACCGCTACGCCCAGAGGTTTGTGGTATGGAACGGGTAG
- a CDS encoding pyridoxal phosphate-dependent aminotransferase → MRAFKAHLQGLTPYPYQKVEAPVKLDQNESPFDLPEPLKEEALRRMARLPWNRYPEIHAEGLRRKLATLTGWPEEGIVLAPGSNLLILALSLAAEEVLDLSPSFPHYAHAARMAGTPYRAVPLGEGFALPLEELLQAFRGGVLFLPNPHAPTGTLYPEEALRALAQRAQEVGGLLLVDEAYREFAGTDFSPLGRENPHVAFLRTFSKAFALGGVRAGYLLAAPEVAQVVREVLPPFVLPAHTGAILEVVLENPGYVAEVAAHVRAERERVYRALLAHPIWRPYPSHTNFLLVRTPDAEAAFRHLLAQGILVRRQDRYPGLEGCLRVTVGLKEEMDAFLRAAFEVAYA, encoded by the coding sequence ATGCGGGCCTTCAAGGCGCACCTTCAGGGCCTCACCCCCTACCCCTACCAAAAGGTGGAGGCCCCGGTGAAGCTGGACCAGAACGAAAGCCCCTTTGACTTGCCCGAACCCCTCAAGGAGGAGGCCCTGCGCCGCATGGCCCGGCTTCCTTGGAACCGCTACCCGGAGATCCACGCAGAGGGCCTGCGGAGGAAGCTCGCTACCCTCACGGGCTGGCCGGAGGAGGGCATCGTCCTGGCCCCTGGGTCCAACCTCCTTATCCTGGCCCTGAGCCTGGCGGCGGAGGAGGTCCTGGACCTCTCGCCCTCCTTCCCCCACTACGCCCACGCCGCCAGGATGGCGGGCACCCCCTACCGGGCGGTGCCCTTGGGGGAGGGGTTTGCCCTGCCCTTGGAGGAGCTCCTCCAGGCCTTCCGGGGCGGGGTCCTTTTCCTCCCCAACCCCCATGCCCCCACGGGCACCCTCTACCCCGAGGAGGCCCTCCGGGCCCTGGCCCAAAGGGCCCAGGAGGTGGGGGGGCTTTTGCTGGTGGACGAGGCCTACCGGGAGTTTGCCGGCACCGACTTTAGCCCCCTGGGGCGGGAAAACCCCCACGTGGCCTTCCTGCGCACCTTCTCCAAGGCCTTTGCCTTGGGAGGGGTGAGGGCGGGGTACCTCTTGGCCGCCCCCGAGGTGGCCCAGGTGGTGCGGGAGGTGCTCCCCCCCTTCGTCCTCCCCGCCCACACCGGGGCCATCCTGGAGGTGGTGCTGGAAAACCCCGGCTATGTGGCGGAGGTGGCGGCCCATGTGCGGGCCGAGCGGGAAAGGGTGTACCGGGCTCTTTTGGCCCACCCCATCTGGCGGCCCTACCCCAGCCACACCAACTTCCTCCTGGTGCGCACCCCGGACGCGGAGGCGGCCTTCCGCCACCTCCTGGCCCAAGGGATCTTGGTGCGGCGGCAGGACCGCTACCCGGGGCTTGAGGGGTGCTTGCGGGTGACCGTCGGGCTTAAGGAGGAGATGGACGCCTTCTTGCGGGCGGCCTTTGAGGTGGCGTATGCGTGA
- a CDS encoding tetratricopeptide repeat protein, translating into MVTPRRFLALFLLLGLGLAQGLVLPFEGPQGFRLAQAFAQGLKAPPPTLLALLLPDLPWRNSYDLTGGLYTRAGARLAQAATGAEWVLLGKQEEGSLRLFLAREDGVKEGLFRTPDLAWLWLQGEGLAQKFSSLPYPSLSEEELRERAHGVNPDPLHQSALDLKEGRGSGLLEGILPEKLLLLWQGKLPPAYQAFALLSQGKREEALKLAETLLKGDVLEKTAAELVFRTLEDPRWKEAARTLAQAFPELPLAWEEVSFAAFAEGKGEEARDALLKALRLRPDYWLYWTNLGWAYYLAGDLPRAILASEQAVKLRPNATAYYNLGLFKAIYGDFLGAKAAYDRALRLDEGEDFLEALKDLEERTEPLALFFRAYVAERAGLPAKGLYQAFLETYPRHPLAQAARRALNREEGGLVLEAKKLALIPGDLEARPFHAGEAVFPEVKLTGSPYLPRHELQTLLYKEGTLVAQERKPLGFPPLTAALEEVAPAVTLPEPGRYVLEVRYGEAQALIPLEVGPESLARRLYALGLEVRDLSGNLLLTPKETLGPDGDRLLLEKTLEALKEAAPLATSARLTTPLPQGPYAGKSIQELLKNPTLEMVRSFFQKVVEAPELLADNDVVNALVNWLLESR; encoded by the coding sequence ATGGTGACCCCAAGGCGCTTCCTCGCCCTTTTCCTTCTCCTGGGGCTCGGCCTGGCCCAAGGGCTGGTCCTGCCCTTTGAAGGCCCCCAGGGCTTCCGCCTGGCCCAGGCCTTCGCCCAAGGCCTCAAGGCCCCTCCCCCCACCCTCCTGGCCCTTCTCCTTCCCGACCTGCCCTGGCGGAACAGCTACGACCTGACGGGAGGGCTTTACACCCGGGCGGGGGCCCGGCTGGCCCAGGCGGCCACGGGGGCCGAATGGGTCCTCCTGGGCAAACAGGAGGAAGGGAGCCTGAGGCTCTTCCTGGCCCGCGAGGATGGGGTCAAGGAGGGCCTCTTCCGCACGCCCGACCTGGCCTGGCTCTGGCTCCAGGGGGAGGGGCTGGCGCAAAAGTTCAGCTCCCTACCCTACCCCTCCCTCTCCGAGGAGGAGCTCAGGGAACGGGCCCACGGGGTAAACCCCGATCCCCTTCACCAATCGGCCCTGGACCTCAAGGAGGGGCGGGGAAGCGGGCTTTTAGAGGGGATCCTTCCAGAAAAGCTCCTCCTTCTCTGGCAAGGGAAGCTCCCCCCCGCCTATCAGGCCTTCGCCCTCCTCTCCCAGGGCAAGCGGGAGGAAGCCCTTAAGCTGGCAGAAACCCTCCTTAAGGGGGATGTCCTGGAAAAGACCGCTGCAGAACTGGTCTTTAGAACCCTCGAGGACCCCCGCTGGAAGGAAGCGGCCCGCACTCTTGCCCAGGCTTTCCCCGAACTTCCCCTGGCGTGGGAGGAGGTAAGCTTCGCCGCCTTCGCCGAGGGGAAGGGAGAGGAGGCCAGGGACGCCCTGCTGAAGGCCCTCAGGCTCCGGCCGGATTACTGGCTTTACTGGACCAACCTGGGCTGGGCCTATTACCTTGCAGGGGACCTCCCTAGGGCCATCCTGGCCTCGGAGCAGGCGGTGAAGCTCAGGCCCAACGCCACCGCCTATTACAACCTGGGCCTGTTTAAGGCCATTTACGGGGACTTCCTGGGAGCCAAGGCCGCCTACGACCGGGCCCTGAGGCTGGACGAGGGGGAGGACTTCCTCGAGGCCCTAAAGGACCTGGAGGAGCGAACTGAGCCCCTGGCCCTTTTCTTCCGGGCCTACGTGGCGGAACGGGCAGGGCTTCCGGCCAAGGGGCTTTACCAAGCCTTTCTGGAAACCTACCCCCGGCATCCCCTGGCCCAGGCGGCGAGGAGGGCCCTGAACCGGGAAGAAGGGGGGTTGGTTTTGGAGGCGAAGAAGCTGGCCCTGATCCCTGGGGACCTGGAGGCCAGGCCCTTCCACGCCGGGGAAGCGGTCTTCCCCGAGGTCAAGCTCACGGGAAGCCCCTACCTTCCCCGGCACGAGCTGCAAACCCTGCTCTACAAGGAAGGCACCCTGGTGGCCCAGGAGAGGAAGCCTTTGGGCTTCCCTCCCCTCACCGCCGCCCTCGAGGAGGTGGCCCCCGCCGTTACCCTGCCCGAGCCGGGCAGGTACGTGCTGGAGGTGCGCTACGGCGAGGCCCAGGCCCTCATCCCTCTGGAGGTGGGTCCCGAAAGCTTGGCCCGGAGGCTTTATGCCCTGGGCCTCGAGGTGCGGGACCTTTCCGGAAACCTTCTCCTCACCCCCAAGGAAACCCTGGGCCCGGACGGGGACCGGCTTCTTCTGGAAAAAACCCTGGAGGCTCTTAAGGAAGCGGCTCCCTTGGCCACCAGCGCCCGACTCACCACCCCCCTCCCCCAGGGTCCCTATGCGGGGAAGAGCATCCAGGAACTGCTGAAGAACCCTACCTTGGAAATGGTCCGCTCCTTCTTCCAAAAGGTGGTGGAAGCCCCCGAGCTCCTGGCGGATAACGACGTGGTGAACGCCCTGGTGAACTGGCTCCTGGAAAGCCGGTAA
- a CDS encoding thiamine-phosphate kinase — MRLKDLGERALLGKLAPIGYPPGAPLPPGDDAGGVWMGEVAWLLKTDGFLYREVALLGMGPFEVGWRGVAATASDLLCKMGRPLGFTLGLFLPPDLEEDFVLELVKGAAEAAGRLGAVLLGGDTNAGEEVALTVSGFAQAEVPLPRRALPGDLLYLAGDRWGRTGAAIWAHHRGRSLQGFPEIREAAFYPLPRLELLALAGLLRGGLDSSDGLAETLWQLAGLGLRVDLEDLPFYPDVLAFAGDEVAAKELVLYGGEEFEAVLVVPPEAEAQVLARAEAAGLPLFRAGRVGEGEGVFLQGKPVPRRGYDHFRP; from the coding sequence ATGCGGCTTAAGGACTTGGGCGAGCGGGCGCTTCTTGGGAAGCTTGCCCCCATCGGCTATCCCCCAGGGGCTCCCCTGCCTCCTGGGGATGATGCCGGAGGGGTTTGGATGGGGGAGGTGGCCTGGCTTTTGAAGACCGATGGTTTTCTCTACCGGGAAGTGGCCCTCCTGGGGATGGGGCCCTTTGAGGTGGGATGGCGGGGGGTGGCGGCCACGGCCTCCGACCTTCTTTGCAAGATGGGAAGGCCCTTGGGCTTCACCCTGGGGCTTTTTCTGCCCCCGGATTTGGAGGAGGACTTCGTCCTTGAGCTGGTCAAGGGTGCGGCGGAGGCGGCAGGGCGGCTTGGAGCTGTGCTCCTTGGGGGCGACACCAACGCCGGCGAGGAGGTGGCCCTCACCGTTTCCGGCTTCGCCCAGGCGGAGGTTCCCTTACCCCGTAGGGCCCTTCCGGGGGACCTCCTCTACCTGGCCGGGGACCGCTGGGGCAGGACGGGGGCGGCCATATGGGCCCACCACCGGGGGCGTAGCCTGCAGGGCTTCCCGGAAATCCGCGAGGCCGCCTTTTACCCCCTGCCCCGCCTGGAGCTTTTGGCCCTTGCGGGCCTCCTCCGGGGAGGTCTGGACTCTTCCGACGGCCTGGCGGAAACCCTGTGGCAGCTGGCGGGGCTGGGCTTGCGGGTGGACTTGGAAGACCTGCCCTTCTACCCCGACGTCCTGGCCTTCGCAGGGGACGAGGTAGCCGCCAAGGAGCTCGTCCTCTATGGGGGGGAGGAGTTTGAGGCGGTGTTGGTGGTGCCCCCGGAGGCCGAGGCCCAGGTGCTGGCCCGGGCGGAGGCGGCGGGCCTACCCCTCTTCCGCGCGGGGCGGGTGGGGGAGGGGGAGGGGGTTTTCCTCCAGGGCAAGCCTGTGCCCCGAAGGGGGTACGACCACTTCCGCCCCTAA
- the hisH gene encoding imidazole glycerol phosphate synthase subunit HisH, translating to MKALLIDYGSGNLRSAAKALEVAGFGVAVSSDPRAHLEASLLVLPGQGHFGQVMQAFRNSGFVDRVLAHLERGLPFLGICVGMQVLYEASEEAPGVRGLGLVAGTVRRFPRGRVPQMGWNQVAFGGPFAELSGRHFYFANSYYGPLTPHSLGQGEYEGTPFTALLAKENLLAPQFHPEKSGKAGLAFLALAHRYFQVL from the coding sequence ATGAAGGCCCTGCTCATCGACTACGGTTCGGGGAATCTTCGAAGTGCTGCCAAGGCGTTGGAGGTTGCGGGCTTTGGGGTCGCCGTCTCCTCGGACCCCCGGGCGCACCTCGAGGCCAGCCTGCTGGTCCTTCCCGGCCAGGGCCACTTCGGTCAGGTGATGCAGGCCTTCCGGAATAGCGGGTTCGTGGACCGGGTCCTGGCCCACCTGGAAAGGGGCCTTCCCTTCCTGGGCATCTGCGTGGGCATGCAGGTGCTTTACGAGGCAAGCGAGGAAGCCCCTGGGGTTAGGGGCCTGGGCCTGGTGGCGGGCACCGTGCGGCGCTTTCCCCGGGGACGGGTGCCACAGATGGGTTGGAACCAGGTGGCCTTCGGCGGCCCCTTTGCGGAGCTTTCCGGACGGCACTTCTACTTCGCCAACTCCTACTACGGCCCCCTCACCCCCCACTCCCTGGGCCAAGGGGAGTACGAGGGCACCCCCTTCACCGCCTTGTTGGCCAAGGAAAACCTCCTGGCCCCCCAGTTCCACCCGGAAAAGAGCGGGAAGGCGGGCTTGGCCTTTTTAGCCCTGGCCCACCGCTACTTCCAGGTCCTCTAG
- a CDS encoding phenylacetate--CoA ligase family protein — translation MDRNARLKEVVRAAKEHPVYREKFKEVHPEEVTLENLGELPLTTREEWVAYLKENPRPPEGASLMHLTPSPLMGWMPEYLSQEDLRYQAEALAEHYRRLGLVGKKVLVAFSYHVFAGGWLFHQALWRAGNLVFPHGPGEAARIAEIGQAYGFDVLVTNPSFALKVGQAGGRFALLLAGGEPFTSVPGFREKVEAVLGGVALDAYGTSELGIVAGERLEKDGLWEIPEMAVLEVLDPETLKPVPDGEKGELVVTALSRTLMPMVRFRTGDLAIAERREGLTVLPRGVFGRTDQMVKVKGVKLYPTELAPILGGFGLDPKGFQVVLERKLEGTDKLVLRLKAEKVPPGLMEAIQRATGLKVDEVELVGELEGGLVVDRRF, via the coding sequence ATGGACCGGAACGCTCGGCTCAAAGAGGTGGTGCGCGCGGCCAAGGAACACCCCGTCTACCGAGAGAAGTTCAAGGAAGTCCACCCGGAGGAGGTCACCCTGGAAAACCTGGGGGAGCTCCCCCTCACCACCCGCGAGGAGTGGGTGGCCTACCTCAAGGAAAACCCCAGGCCCCCGGAGGGAGCGAGCCTCATGCACCTCACCCCAAGCCCCCTCATGGGCTGGATGCCCGAGTACCTCTCACAGGAGGACCTCCGCTATCAGGCGGAGGCCCTGGCGGAACACTACCGCCGCCTGGGCCTGGTGGGCAAGAAGGTGCTGGTGGCCTTCAGCTACCACGTCTTCGCCGGGGGATGGCTCTTCCACCAGGCCCTGTGGCGCGCCGGGAACCTGGTCTTCCCCCACGGGCCCGGGGAGGCAGCCCGCATCGCGGAAATCGGCCAGGCCTACGGCTTTGACGTCCTGGTCACCAACCCCTCCTTCGCCCTCAAGGTGGGCCAGGCGGGGGGGCGGTTCGCCCTCCTCCTGGCCGGGGGGGAGCCCTTCACCTCGGTGCCCGGCTTCCGGGAGAAGGTGGAGGCCGTCCTCGGGGGTGTGGCCCTGGACGCCTACGGCACCAGCGAGCTGGGCATCGTGGCCGGGGAGCGGTTGGAGAAGGACGGGCTTTGGGAGATCCCCGAGATGGCGGTCCTCGAGGTCCTGGACCCGGAGACCTTAAAGCCCGTCCCCGACGGGGAAAAAGGGGAGTTGGTGGTGACGGCCCTAAGCCGCACCCTCATGCCCATGGTGCGCTTCCGCACCGGAGACCTGGCCATCGCTGAGAGGCGGGAAGGGCTCACCGTTTTGCCCAGAGGGGTCTTTGGCCGGACGGACCAGATGGTGAAGGTGAAGGGGGTCAAGCTCTACCCCACGGAGCTCGCCCCCATCCTGGGGGGCTTCGGCCTGGACCCCAAGGGCTTCCAGGTGGTGCTGGAGAGGAAGCTGGAGGGCACGGACAAGCTGGTCCTCCGCCTCAAGGCGGAAAAGGTGCCCCCGGGCCTCATGGAGGCCATCCAGAGGGCCACGGGCCTGAAGGTGGACGAGGTGGAACTGGTGGGTGAGCTGGAAGGCGGCCTGGTGGTGGACCGGCGCTTCTAA
- a CDS encoding 5-(carboxyamino)imidazole ribonucleotide synthase, which translates to MRIGILGGGQLGRMLALSGYPLGLSFRFLDPSPEACAGGVGELVVGDYLDGEALARFAEGLDLVTYEFENVPVEAARRLAEKLPVYPPPKALEIAQDRLAEKSFMQGLGMPTPPFRRVDTLEELREGLAGVGLPALLKTRRGGYDGRGQALVHSPEEAERAFHALGGQGLILEGFVPFHREVSLLAVRGLGGEVAFYPLVENRHQGGILRLSLAPAPGVSPTLQQKAEAYARKAMEALGYVGVLALELFQVGEELLFNEMAPRVHNSGHWTIEGAETSQFENHLRALLGLPLGSTAPRGHSAMANLIGVKPDFREALALPGLHLHWYGKAVRPGRKVGHITLRRDTWEDLAQDLPHLLALAQAPEPV; encoded by the coding sequence ATGAGGATAGGCATCCTGGGCGGGGGCCAGCTGGGGCGGATGCTGGCCCTTTCGGGCTACCCCTTGGGCCTTTCCTTCCGCTTCCTGGACCCAAGCCCTGAGGCCTGCGCCGGAGGGGTGGGGGAGCTGGTGGTGGGAGACTACCTGGACGGGGAGGCCCTCGCCCGCTTCGCCGAGGGGCTGGACCTGGTCACCTACGAGTTTGAGAACGTGCCCGTGGAGGCGGCGCGGAGGCTTGCGGAAAAGCTCCCCGTCTACCCGCCCCCCAAGGCCCTGGAGATCGCCCAGGACCGCCTGGCGGAGAAATCCTTCATGCAGGGCCTGGGGATGCCCACCCCCCCCTTCCGCAGGGTGGACACCCTAGAGGAGCTCCGCGAGGGCCTGGCGGGGGTGGGCCTTCCCGCCCTCCTCAAGACGCGGCGGGGGGGGTACGACGGCAGGGGGCAGGCCCTGGTGCATTCCCCGGAAGAGGCGGAAAGGGCCTTCCACGCCTTGGGGGGCCAGGGGCTCATCCTCGAGGGCTTCGTCCCCTTCCACCGGGAGGTCTCCCTCCTGGCGGTGCGGGGCCTGGGGGGGGAGGTGGCCTTCTACCCCCTGGTGGAAAACCGCCACCAGGGGGGGATCCTCCGCCTCTCCCTCGCCCCAGCCCCAGGGGTTTCCCCCACCCTGCAGCAGAAGGCAGAAGCCTACGCCAGGAAGGCCATGGAGGCCCTAGGCTACGTGGGCGTCCTGGCCCTGGAGCTCTTCCAGGTGGGGGAGGAGCTCCTCTTCAACGAGATGGCCCCCCGGGTGCACAACTCCGGCCACTGGACGATAGAAGGGGCGGAGACAAGCCAGTTTGAGAACCACCTCCGGGCCCTTCTCGGCCTCCCCTTGGGCTCCACCGCCCCCAGGGGCCATAGCGCCATGGCCAACCTCATCGGGGTCAAGCCCGATTTCCGGGAGGCCCTGGCCCTCCCCGGCCTCCACCTCCACTGGTACGGCAAGGCGGTGCGCCCGGGGCGCAAGGTGGGGCATATCACCCTGCGGCGGGACACCTGGGAGGACCTCGCCCAGGACCTTCCCCACCTCCTCGCCTTGGCCCAGGCTCCCGAACCGGTATAA
- a CDS encoding HEPN domain-containing protein, giving the protein MNRAKDWLLQAEKDLEMAGIAREAGRHEWACFAAQQAAEKAVKALHLHLGQEAWGHLIARLLRELPLEVPQELVEKARYLDGLYIPTRYPYAFPEGPSAEHYGPLQSEEALRYAGEILGFVRAQMA; this is encoded by the coding sequence GTGAACCGGGCCAAGGACTGGCTCCTCCAAGCGGAGAAGGACCTGGAGATGGCCGGGATCGCCCGGGAGGCGGGAAGGCACGAGTGGGCCTGCTTCGCCGCCCAGCAGGCCGCGGAGAAAGCGGTCAAGGCCCTCCACCTCCACTTGGGCCAGGAGGCCTGGGGGCACCTCATCGCCCGGCTTCTCCGGGAGCTACCCCTAGAGGTTCCTCAGGAGCTGGTGGAAAAGGCGCGGTACCTGGATGGGCTCTACATCCCCACCCGCTACCCCTATGCCTTCCCCGAGGGACCCTCTGCAGAGCACTACGGACCCCTGCAGAGTGAGGAGGCTTTGCGTTATGCCGGTGAGATCCTTGGCTTCGTCCGTGCTCAGATGGCCTAG